One part of the Pseudomonadota bacterium genome encodes these proteins:
- the dnaJ gene encoding molecular chaperone DnaJ: MAKADYYQTLDVSREATEADIKKAYRRMAMKYHPDRNQGDETAEEKFKEIREAYDVLSDSKKRAAYDRFGHAGVDPSVGGGPGGGFGDAFNDIFSDVFGDIFGGGRRGRNRSFRGADLRYIHEIDLEDAAAGTTAEIRVPTSVSCGHCDGTGAAPGAEPQVCPTCGGHGDVRIQQGFFSVQQTCPQCAGSGKVIKEPCPECRGEGRVRKEKTLSVRIPAGVDTGDRIRLAGEGEAGMGGGPAGDLYVEMKIRPHKIFEREGRDLICDMPVSFTTVALGGELEVPTLTGKVSLKIPAGTQAGKMFRIRGNGVPGLRGAPQGDLLCRVRVETPVNLTTEQKDLLRQFDTSVSAGGHHHSPEKHGWLDGVRQFFERFTS, from the coding sequence ATGGCAAAAGCCGACTACTACCAAACATTAGATGTTTCCCGAGAAGCGACGGAAGCGGATATCAAGAAGGCCTACCGTCGGATGGCGATGAAATATCATCCCGACCGGAATCAGGGCGACGAGACGGCCGAGGAAAAGTTCAAAGAGATCAGGGAAGCCTACGATGTTTTGAGCGATTCTAAAAAGCGGGCGGCCTATGATCGCTTCGGGCACGCGGGCGTCGATCCCTCAGTGGGTGGCGGACCCGGCGGCGGATTCGGCGACGCCTTCAATGACATCTTCAGCGATGTTTTCGGGGATATCTTTGGTGGCGGTCGGCGCGGTCGCAATCGCTCTTTCCGCGGCGCCGATTTGCGTTACATACACGAAATCGATTTGGAAGACGCGGCGGCGGGAACCACCGCTGAGATCCGGGTGCCTACGTCGGTCTCCTGTGGTCACTGTGACGGGACGGGTGCGGCGCCCGGTGCCGAACCCCAAGTTTGCCCGACCTGTGGCGGCCATGGCGACGTTCGTATCCAGCAAGGGTTTTTCTCGGTGCAGCAAACCTGTCCGCAGTGCGCGGGCAGCGGCAAGGTGATTAAAGAGCCGTGTCCGGAATGCCGGGGAGAGGGGCGAGTTCGCAAAGAAAAGACGCTTTCCGTTCGGATACCCGCCGGCGTGGACACGGGCGACCGGATTCGCCTGGCAGGTGAAGGCGAAGCCGGGATGGGCGGCGGGCCTGCGGGCGATTTATACGTCGAGATGAAAATTCGGCCGCACAAGATCTTTGAGCGCGAAGGACGTGATTTGATTTGTGATATGCCCGTTTCTTTTACCACCGTTGCCCTTGGTGGCGAGTTGGAAGTGCCAACCCTAACGGGCAAGGTGTCATTAAAGATTCCGGCAGGCACGCAAGCAGGCAAGATGTTTCGTATTCGAGGTAACGGCGTTCCCGGGCTTCGGGGTGCGCCGCAGGGTGATTTGCTTTGCCGAGTGCGCGTGGAAACGCCGGTCAACCTCACGACTGAGCAAAAGGATCTCCTGCGGCAATTCGACACCTCGGTCAGTGCGGGCGGTCATCACCACAGCCCTGAAAAGCACGGGTGGTTGGACGGCGTGCGTCAATTCTTTGAGCGCTTCACTTCTTAA
- the dnaK gene encoding molecular chaperone DnaK has protein sequence MAKIIGIDLGTTNSCVAVLEGGKPKVLENAEGARTTPSVVAYTKDGETLVGQPAKRQAVSNPANTLYAIKRLIGRRFDDAVVQKDLKIVPYQIVRADNGDAWVEASGKKMAPPEVSAQVLRKMKKTAEDYLGESVTEAVITVPAYFNDSQRQATKDAGRIAGLEVKRIINEPTAAALAYGMDKKRGDSKIAVYDLGGGTFDVSIIEIAEIEGEHQFEVLATNGDTFLGGEDFDLKIIDYLASQFEKENGIDLRKDPLAMQRLKEEAEKAKIELSSAQQIEINLPYVTADATGPKHLNMKLTRAKLEALVDPLIERTIEPCKVALKDAGLSVSEIDEVILVGGQTRMPKVQEAVKNFFGKDPRRDVNPDEAVAIGAALQGGVLAGDVKDVLLLDVTPLSLGIETMGGVMTKIIEKNTTIPTKATQVFSTADDNQVAVTVHVLQGERERAVDNKSLGRFDLTDIPPAPRGVPQIEVTFDIDANGILNVSAKDKATGREQSIVIKASSGLSEEEIRKMVGDAEAHADEDRKFHDLVMARNQADNLVYATEKSLDQLGDKVSDDEKTGINQAIEEVKEAIQGDDKVLIESKTQALSELSGKLAERVYAAEGAQAGPEAAQSGGAAEEEVVDAEFEEIKDDDQK, from the coding sequence CGGACGACCCCTTCGGTGGTTGCGTACACAAAAGATGGCGAAACTTTGGTCGGACAACCCGCCAAACGGCAGGCTGTGTCGAATCCCGCCAATACCTTATACGCCATCAAGCGTCTGATCGGACGACGCTTTGATGATGCCGTGGTGCAGAAGGACCTGAAGATCGTCCCCTATCAGATTGTGCGGGCCGACAATGGCGATGCCTGGGTAGAGGCGAGTGGCAAAAAGATGGCGCCGCCGGAAGTCTCGGCGCAGGTCCTGCGGAAGATGAAGAAAACCGCCGAGGACTACCTGGGTGAGTCGGTCACCGAAGCAGTTATCACTGTGCCGGCGTACTTCAACGACTCGCAGCGTCAGGCGACTAAGGACGCCGGGCGAATCGCCGGTCTGGAAGTCAAACGCATTATCAATGAGCCCACCGCCGCGGCCCTGGCCTATGGCATGGACAAGAAACGCGGCGACAGTAAGATTGCTGTCTATGATCTGGGCGGCGGTACCTTCGACGTGTCGATTATCGAAATCGCGGAAATCGAGGGCGAGCACCAATTTGAAGTGTTGGCTACCAATGGTGACACCTTCCTGGGCGGTGAAGACTTTGACCTGAAGATCATTGACTACCTGGCCAGCCAGTTCGAAAAAGAAAACGGCATTGATTTGCGTAAAGATCCCTTGGCCATGCAGCGCCTGAAAGAGGAAGCGGAAAAGGCCAAGATCGAACTGTCCTCCGCGCAACAGATCGAGATTAATCTGCCGTACGTCACCGCCGACGCCACGGGGCCGAAGCATCTCAACATGAAGCTGACGCGGGCCAAATTGGAGGCCCTGGTGGATCCCTTGATCGAGCGGACCATCGAGCCTTGCAAGGTGGCCTTGAAGGATGCGGGTCTGTCGGTTTCTGAAATCGATGAGGTGATCTTGGTCGGTGGGCAGACCCGAATGCCCAAAGTCCAGGAGGCCGTGAAAAACTTCTTTGGCAAAGATCCGCGTCGCGACGTGAACCCCGACGAGGCGGTGGCCATTGGGGCTGCCCTGCAGGGCGGCGTCCTGGCCGGTGACGTCAAAGACGTATTGCTGCTGGATGTCACGCCGTTGTCGCTGGGTATTGAAACCATGGGTGGCGTGATGACCAAGATCATCGAAAAGAACACCACCATCCCAACCAAGGCGACCCAAGTGTTTTCCACTGCGGACGATAATCAGGTGGCGGTGACGGTTCACGTGCTCCAAGGCGAACGCGAGCGCGCGGTCGACAATAAATCCTTGGGTCGGTTCGACCTGACCGATATTCCGCCGGCACCGCGGGGTGTCCCGCAGATCGAAGTCACCTTCGACATCGACGCCAACGGCATCCTAAATGTTTCGGCCAAGGATAAAGCGACGGGCCGCGAACAATCGATCGTCATCAAGGCTTCCAGCGGCTTGAGCGAAGAAGAGATCCGGAAAATGGTCGGTGATGCCGAGGCGCATGCCGACGAGGATCGCAAGTTTCACGATCTGGTGATGGCCCGAAATCAGGCGGATAACCTGGTCTATGCAACGGAGAAATCGCTCGATCAGTTGGGCGATAAAGTCTCCGACGACGAAAAAACCGGCATCAACCAGGCCATCGAGGAAGTCAAAGAGGCCATCCAAGGAGACGACAAGGTTTTGATCGAGTCCAAGACCCAGGCCTTGTCGGAACTGTCCGGTAAACTGGCCGAGCGCGTCTATGCGGCCGAAGGCGCTCAAGCGGGCCCTGAGGCGGCGCAATCCGGCGGTGCAGCGGAAGAAGAAGTCGTGGATGCGGAGTTTGAGGAGATTAAAGACGACGACCAGAAGTAA
- the carB gene encoding carbamoyl-phosphate synthase large subunit, whose amino-acid sequence MPKRTDIESILIIGAGPIVIGQACEFDYSGAQACKALREEGYRVILVNSNPATIMTDPETADAIYIEPIQWSTIARIIEKERPSAVLPTMGGQTALNCALDLAREGILEHYGVELIGASRDAIDMAEDRDRFRIAMGEIGLATPRSVVAHSMEEASQVQPQVGFPTIIRPSFTLGGSGGGIAYNREEFVEIVERGLDLSPTNEVLLEESVLGWKEFEMEVVRDKKDNCIIVCSIENLDPMGVHTGDSITVAPAQTLTDKEYQRLRDASLAVLRKIGVETGGSNVQFAVNPADGRIVVIEMNPRVSRSSALASKATGFPIAKVAAKLAVGYTLDELRNEITGGATPASFEPTIDYVVTKIPRFTFEKFPQADDHLTTQMKSVGEAMAMGRNFQESLQKALRSLETGTDGFTPMFDGDPHTEEGRLRLQQELRAPRAERLWYVGDAFRAGFTLEEIHNLTWIDPWFLVQIEDIIRDESAIAKTNLADLSVDALRRLKRKGFSDTRIATLIGSKEDDVRACRHRHGIRPVYKRVDSCAAEFASTTAYMYSTYDEECESEPTTREKIVVLGGGPNRIGQGIEFDYCCVHAALALREDGYETIMINCNPETVSTDYDTSDRLYFEPLTLEDVLEIIQKEQPKGVIVQYGGQTPLKLARALESAGAPIIGTSPDSIDLAEDRERFQRMLKKLKLNQPPNRTARSEEEAIRLARDLGFPLLVRPSYVLGGRAMEIVYDEGDLSRYMGDAVKVSNDCPVLLDRFLDDAIEVDVDAISDGETVLVGGIMEHIEQAGVHSGDSACSLPPYSLDQDISGRLREQVCAMARELNVVGLMNTQFAIKDGEIYVLEVNPRASRTVPFVSKACGIPLAKVAARCMVGKRLVDQDCVDEIAPQSFYAVKESVFPFIKFPGVDPILGPEMKSTGEVMGVGRSFGEAFAKAQFAAGVSLSRQGRALLSVRDPDKPAAVALARLLAEKGFSLVATRGTALALQAAGVDCESVNKVTEGRPHLVDMIKNDEIDLIVNTTEGKKAIAESLSIRRAALQHKVVYFTTIAGARAGTLAIEYLDNVEVHKLQDLHKELRS is encoded by the coding sequence ATGCCAAAACGCACAGATATCGAAAGCATTCTGATCATCGGGGCCGGACCGATCGTTATCGGGCAAGCCTGCGAGTTCGATTACTCAGGCGCCCAAGCCTGTAAAGCGCTCCGCGAAGAGGGCTACCGGGTCATTTTGGTGAACTCGAATCCCGCCACCATCATGACCGATCCGGAAACCGCTGATGCGATTTACATCGAACCCATTCAGTGGTCCACAATCGCGCGAATCATCGAAAAAGAGCGCCCCAGTGCGGTTTTGCCGACCATGGGCGGTCAAACGGCACTCAACTGCGCTTTGGATCTGGCCCGGGAGGGGATCTTAGAGCATTACGGTGTGGAGCTGATTGGTGCCAGCCGCGATGCCATCGATATGGCCGAGGATCGTGATCGATTTCGGATCGCGATGGGTGAGATCGGTCTGGCGACACCGCGTTCGGTGGTTGCGCATAGCATGGAAGAAGCTTCGCAGGTGCAACCGCAAGTGGGCTTCCCCACCATCATTCGACCCTCTTTCACGCTGGGCGGCAGCGGTGGCGGCATCGCCTACAACCGCGAAGAATTCGTTGAAATCGTCGAGCGCGGGCTTGATTTGTCTCCAACCAACGAAGTTTTGCTCGAAGAGTCGGTGCTCGGTTGGAAAGAGTTTGAGATGGAAGTTGTCCGAGACAAAAAGGACAACTGCATTATCGTCTGTAGTATCGAAAATCTTGATCCCATGGGTGTGCACACGGGTGACTCCATCACCGTTGCGCCGGCCCAAACGCTGACGGACAAAGAGTATCAACGGCTGCGTGATGCCTCGCTGGCGGTATTACGTAAGATCGGCGTCGAGACCGGCGGATCCAATGTCCAATTCGCCGTGAATCCCGCTGACGGGCGTATTGTCGTCATCGAGATGAATCCGCGGGTGTCCCGCTCTTCTGCATTGGCATCCAAGGCGACGGGTTTCCCCATCGCCAAAGTGGCGGCGAAGCTGGCGGTCGGGTATACGCTGGATGAGTTGCGCAACGAAATCACCGGCGGTGCGACGCCGGCATCGTTTGAGCCGACCATCGACTACGTCGTAACCAAGATTCCGCGGTTCACGTTCGAAAAATTCCCTCAGGCAGACGATCATCTCACCACGCAGATGAAGTCGGTGGGCGAGGCCATGGCCATGGGCCGCAATTTCCAAGAGTCGTTGCAGAAAGCGCTTCGGAGCTTGGAGACGGGAACGGACGGATTTACGCCGATGTTCGATGGCGATCCCCATACCGAAGAGGGTCGGCTGCGACTGCAGCAGGAATTGCGCGCCCCCAGGGCGGAGCGGCTTTGGTATGTCGGCGATGCATTCCGGGCCGGATTCACCCTTGAGGAGATTCATAATCTGACGTGGATCGACCCTTGGTTTCTTGTTCAGATCGAAGACATTATTCGCGACGAATCGGCGATCGCCAAAACCAATCTGGCGGATTTGAGCGTCGATGCGCTTCGGCGTTTGAAACGAAAGGGCTTTTCGGACACACGTATCGCCACGTTGATCGGCAGCAAAGAAGATGACGTCAGAGCGTGTCGTCACAGACACGGCATTCGCCCCGTCTACAAACGGGTGGATTCGTGCGCGGCCGAGTTTGCGTCCACAACGGCCTATATGTATTCCACGTACGACGAAGAGTGCGAATCCGAGCCCACGACTCGGGAGAAAATCGTCGTGCTCGGCGGTGGTCCGAACCGAATCGGGCAAGGCATTGAGTTCGACTACTGTTGCGTCCACGCGGCCTTGGCCCTGAGGGAAGATGGTTACGAAACCATCATGATTAACTGTAACCCGGAAACGGTGTCCACCGACTATGACACGTCTGATCGGCTCTATTTCGAGCCGCTCACCCTGGAAGACGTTCTGGAAATCATCCAAAAAGAACAACCCAAGGGTGTGATCGTTCAATACGGCGGGCAAACCCCACTGAAACTGGCCCGTGCGTTGGAATCCGCGGGGGCGCCCATTATCGGAACTTCCCCCGATTCCATTGATCTTGCCGAGGATCGCGAGCGGTTTCAGCGAATGTTGAAAAAGCTCAAGCTGAATCAACCCCCCAATCGCACGGCGCGGAGCGAGGAAGAAGCCATCCGGCTGGCCCGCGACCTCGGGTTCCCGTTGTTGGTGCGTCCCTCCTACGTATTGGGGGGGCGGGCGATGGAAATCGTCTACGACGAAGGCGATCTGTCCCGATATATGGGCGATGCGGTGAAGGTGTCGAATGATTGTCCTGTGCTGCTGGATCGATTTTTGGATGACGCCATCGAAGTTGACGTGGATGCGATCAGTGACGGAGAGACCGTCTTGGTTGGTGGCATCATGGAACACATCGAGCAAGCGGGCGTTCATTCCGGGGATTCCGCCTGTTCTTTGCCGCCCTACAGTTTGGATCAGGACATCAGCGGTCGCCTCCGCGAGCAAGTCTGTGCCATGGCTCGCGAGCTCAACGTTGTCGGCTTGATGAACACGCAATTCGCGATCAAGGACGGCGAGATCTATGTGCTGGAGGTGAATCCGCGCGCGTCGAGAACAGTGCCATTCGTTTCCAAAGCGTGTGGTATTCCCTTGGCGAAAGTGGCTGCCCGTTGTATGGTGGGTAAGCGTTTGGTGGATCAAGACTGCGTCGACGAAATAGCGCCGCAGAGCTTCTACGCCGTGAAGGAATCGGTCTTTCCGTTCATTAAGTTCCCCGGTGTCGATCCCATCCTCGGTCCCGAGATGAAATCCACCGGCGAAGTGATGGGCGTGGGACGTTCTTTCGGGGAAGCCTTCGCGAAAGCTCAGTTTGCCGCCGGGGTATCGTTGTCGCGGCAGGGACGGGCCTTGTTGAGCGTGCGTGATCCGGACAAACCCGCGGCAGTGGCGTTGGCGCGGCTACTGGCAGAGAAAGGCTTTTCGCTCGTGGCCACGCGAGGGACGGCCTTGGCGCTACAGGCCGCCGGCGTCGATTGCGAGAGTGTGAACAAAGTCACCGAAGGACGCCCGCATCTGGTGGATATGATCAAGAACGATGAGATCGATTTGATCGTGAACACCACCGAAGGCAAAAAAGCTATCGCCGAGTCTTTGTCCATACGGCGTGCCGCCTTACAACACAAAGTGGTTTACTTCACCACCATCGCAGGGGCCAGAGCCGGGACACTGGCCATCGAATATCTCGATAACGTTGAAGTGCACAAGTTGCAAGACTTGCACAAGGAGTTGCGCTCATGA
- the dapB gene encoding 4-hydroxy-tetrahydrodipicolinate reductase — MTRLAISGAAGRMGRALLEAAQNHEGVGATVALEAPGHSLLGQDAGTVAGLGTLNVLLADDLAVHANEFDVLIEFTRPEPTLRHLADCVAQGKSMVIGTTGFDESDKVRIAEAARNIPIVMAPNMSVGVNVALKLIELAAETFGDTVDIEIIEAHHRYKVDAPSGTALRMGEVVANALGRDLQACAVYGREGISGERDRKTIGFETIRAGDIVGEHTVMFAADGERLEITHRATSRQNFARGAVRAAAWLAGKPPGLYDMSDVLGL, encoded by the coding sequence ATGACCCGATTGGCGATCAGTGGCGCGGCAGGCCGTATGGGGCGCGCTTTGCTCGAGGCGGCTCAGAACCACGAGGGTGTCGGCGCAACGGTGGCATTGGAGGCGCCCGGTCATTCGTTGCTGGGCCAGGATGCGGGTACAGTGGCCGGGCTTGGTACCCTGAATGTTTTATTGGCTGATGATTTGGCGGTGCATGCGAACGAGTTCGATGTGCTCATTGAGTTCACCCGCCCAGAGCCGACCTTGCGGCACCTCGCCGACTGCGTGGCCCAAGGGAAATCCATGGTGATCGGCACCACCGGGTTCGATGAGTCAGACAAGGTGCGAATCGCCGAGGCCGCACGCAATATCCCGATTGTTATGGCGCCCAACATGAGTGTGGGTGTGAATGTCGCGCTTAAATTGATCGAGTTGGCGGCGGAAACCTTTGGAGATACCGTCGATATCGAAATTATCGAAGCTCACCATCGCTACAAGGTCGATGCGCCGTCGGGTACGGCTTTGCGCATGGGCGAGGTGGTTGCCAACGCCTTGGGGCGCGATTTGCAAGCCTGTGCGGTGTATGGCCGAGAGGGCATCTCCGGAGAACGAGATCGGAAGACCATCGGTTTCGAGACCATCCGGGCCGGCGACATCGTCGGTGAGCATACGGTGATGTTCGCGGCGGACGGAGAGCGGCTGGAGATCACCCATCGCGCCACCAGCCGACAGAATTTCGCCCGAGGGGCGGTGCGCGCAGCAGCCTGGCTCGCGGGCAAGCCCCCGGGGCTCTACGATATGTCGGATGTCTTAGGTCTTTGA
- a CDS encoding DUF4149 domain-containing protein → MTTWLGTHVGVGYLVAPVLFARLDTRALAGDLAGELFFWSAWIGIGVLTVLVTFDFVRRRPPRWRLWQRRLLAIGLIFLLISELIIHPVLQHLRAASQGPGTAFVMMHGVSQLLHLAVSVMGLVVVATWEDSKQSLEFRGTPEEGV, encoded by the coding sequence TTGACCACCTGGCTCGGTACCCACGTTGGCGTGGGGTACTTGGTGGCCCCTGTTTTGTTTGCTCGCTTAGACACGCGGGCCCTCGCGGGTGATCTCGCCGGGGAATTGTTCTTTTGGTCGGCGTGGATTGGTATCGGGGTGCTGACGGTTCTTGTTACCTTCGATTTTGTCCGTCGTCGTCCCCCGCGCTGGCGGTTATGGCAGCGCCGTCTGCTGGCGATCGGGTTGATTTTCCTGCTCATCAGTGAACTGATCATTCACCCGGTTCTGCAGCACCTCCGCGCCGCTTCCCAAGGCCCGGGTACTGCTTTTGTCATGATGCATGGTGTATCGCAGCTGCTGCATCTTGCGGTGTCAGTAATGGGATTGGTTGTGGTCGCAACCTGGGAAGATTCGAAACAGTCCCTTGAGTTCCGCGGTACTCCGGAAGAGGGCGTGTAG
- the rlmE gene encoding 23S rRNA (uridine(2552)-2'-O)-methyltransferase RlmE: MKRKTKTRRWVQAHARDPFVRQAKTQGWRSRAVFKLEEIDQRDRLLKPGMTVVELGAAPGGWTQYVRHSLGHGGQVIAVDVLPMEAVAGVEFIQGDFCEQEILDRLMAAIGGKPVDLVISDMAPNMTGVNAVDQPRAMFLAELVLDFAAQTLRPGGDMLVKVFQGEGFDAYMKNMRASFEKVASRKPKASKDRSRELYLLARNYAL, translated from the coding sequence ATGAAGCGCAAAACGAAGACACGGCGATGGGTGCAGGCGCACGCGCGCGATCCCTTTGTTCGGCAGGCCAAGACTCAGGGTTGGCGCTCTCGTGCCGTATTTAAGTTGGAGGAGATCGATCAACGGGATCGATTGTTGAAGCCGGGTATGACGGTGGTCGAGTTAGGGGCGGCCCCGGGGGGGTGGACCCAATATGTTCGTCACAGTCTCGGCCATGGCGGTCAGGTCATCGCGGTCGATGTGCTGCCGATGGAGGCGGTTGCCGGTGTTGAGTTTATCCAAGGCGATTTTTGTGAGCAGGAAATCTTGGATCGTTTGATGGCGGCGATTGGCGGGAAACCGGTGGATCTGGTGATCTCGGACATGGCACCGAACATGACGGGCGTGAACGCCGTTGATCAGCCGCGCGCCATGTTCTTGGCTGAATTGGTCCTGGATTTTGCTGCCCAAACTTTACGACCTGGCGGCGATATGTTGGTGAAAGTTTTTCAGGGCGAGGGCTTCGACGCCTACATGAAAAACATGCGCGCTTCGTTCGAAAAGGTTGCTTCGCGCAAGCCCAAGGCCTCCAAAGATCGAAGCCGAGAACTCTATTTGCTCGCCAGGAACTATGCACTATAG
- the yhbY gene encoding ribosome assembly RNA-binding protein YhbY — protein sequence MKNLSQTQLRHLRGLAHGLTPIVTVGAAGLTDSVIEELDASLQHHELLKVKIRSDDRESRGAVIQDIEQRLGAVVVQRIGHTATFFRRNRKKPRITLSA from the coding sequence ATGAAAAACCTCAGCCAAACACAACTGCGCCACTTGCGTGGCCTCGCCCACGGCCTCACCCCAATCGTAACGGTCGGTGCGGCCGGACTGACCGATTCGGTGATCGAAGAACTGGACGCCAGCCTCCAACACCATGAGCTATTGAAAGTAAAAATAAGGTCGGATGACCGAGAATCAAGGGGCGCAGTGATACAAGACATCGAGCAACGGCTGGGCGCGGTGGTGGTCCAGCGAATCGGTCATACCGCAACGTTCTTTCGGCGGAATCGAAAAAAACCGCGTATCACGCTGTCCGCGTAG
- the carA gene encoding glutamine-hydrolyzing carbamoyl-phosphate synthase small subunit, translated as MTVPAVLALEDGSVFHGTAIGAHGVSSGEVVFNTAMTGYQEILTDPSYFRQLVTLTYPHIGNVGVNPEDAESDGIKASGLIVREASPVVSNWRAQTDLGTYLSEQGVIGIADVDTRRLTRRLRETGAQNGAIVAGEGDVEQAVRTALDAARTFPGLKGMDLAKEVTTGERYEWLEGRWSLDGFSKPAADTLPYHVVAYDYGIKRNILRMLTEAGCRVTVVSATCPASEVLAMAPDGVFLSNGPGDPEPCDYAISAIQELLAQGIPLFGICLGHQLLGLASGARTVKMKFGHHGANHPVLDLDSNQVSISSQNHGFAVDEATLPDNLRATHRSLFDESLQGVERTDKPAFSFQGHPEASPGPHDLSGLFRRFTQLMETHRG; from the coding sequence TTGACCGTACCCGCCGTACTCGCGCTTGAAGATGGAAGCGTATTTCACGGTACCGCAATCGGAGCCCATGGTGTCTCGTCCGGCGAAGTTGTCTTCAATACGGCGATGACGGGATACCAGGAAATACTGACTGATCCCTCTTATTTCCGCCAACTGGTCACATTGACCTATCCTCATATCGGCAACGTGGGTGTGAATCCAGAAGATGCTGAGTCCGATGGCATTAAAGCCAGTGGGCTCATCGTGCGCGAAGCCTCGCCGGTGGTGAGTAACTGGCGCGCTCAAACTGATCTGGGTACGTATCTGTCCGAGCAAGGTGTGATTGGGATTGCCGATGTGGATACCCGTCGGTTGACCCGACGGCTTCGGGAGACGGGAGCCCAAAATGGCGCGATCGTCGCCGGAGAGGGTGATGTGGAGCAGGCTGTGCGGACTGCGCTTGATGCCGCCCGAACTTTTCCCGGTTTGAAAGGGATGGACTTGGCCAAAGAGGTCACCACCGGCGAGCGCTACGAATGGCTTGAAGGCCGGTGGTCGTTGGATGGGTTTTCCAAACCGGCGGCGGACACACTGCCCTACCATGTGGTGGCCTACGATTATGGTATCAAGCGGAATATCCTTCGCATGCTGACAGAGGCCGGTTGTCGCGTCACCGTCGTTTCCGCCACCTGCCCGGCTTCTGAGGTGTTGGCGATGGCGCCGGACGGGGTGTTTTTATCCAACGGCCCCGGTGATCCCGAACCATGTGATTATGCGATTTCCGCCATCCAAGAATTGTTGGCTCAGGGCATCCCGTTGTTCGGTATTTGCCTAGGTCATCAGTTGCTTGGTTTGGCCAGTGGCGCCCGAACGGTCAAGATGAAGTTCGGTCATCATGGTGCCAATCATCCGGTGCTGGACCTCGATTCCAATCAGGTCAGCATCAGTAGCCAGAACCATGGCTTCGCCGTGGATGAAGCTACGCTGCCGGACAACTTGCGTGCAACCCACCGTTCCTTGTTCGACGAATCTCTGCAAGGCGTCGAACGGACGGATAAGCCCGCATTCAGTTTTCAAGGACACCCCGAAGCCAGTCCCGGACCGCATGACTTGTCCGGGCTGTTTCGCCGTTTTACCCAGCTGATGGAAACTCATCGCGGTTAA
- the greA gene encoding transcription elongation factor GreA: MNRVPLTVRGAQLLQEELTRLKNVERPQVIEAIAEARAHGDLKENAEYHAARERQSFVEGRISEIEGKLSNAQVIDVTQLEPSDRVVFGATVDLVEEESGDEVTYRIVGEDEADIKSGMISVTSPIARALIGKRTGDVAEVQAPGGVRFYEILRVSYV, translated from the coding sequence ATGAATAGAGTTCCTCTCACCGTGCGCGGCGCGCAGCTGCTGCAGGAAGAGTTAACGCGACTCAAGAATGTCGAACGCCCGCAAGTGATCGAAGCGATTGCTGAGGCACGGGCCCACGGCGATCTTAAAGAGAACGCCGAATATCATGCGGCCCGGGAGCGGCAAAGTTTCGTTGAGGGCCGCATTAGCGAAATCGAGGGCAAGTTATCCAATGCCCAAGTGATCGATGTGACCCAGCTAGAACCGTCCGATCGCGTCGTTTTCGGCGCCACTGTGGACTTGGTGGAAGAGGAAAGCGGCGACGAAGTCACCTATCGGATCGTCGGTGAAGATGAGGCCGACATCAAATCAGGGATGATTTCTGTCACGTCGCCCATCGCGCGCGCCCTAATCGGGAAGCGCACGGGGGATGTCGCCGAAGTCCAAGCGCCCGGCGGCGTTCGCTTTTACGAGATTCTCCGCGTTAGCTACGTTTAG